One window of Fundidesulfovibrio soli genomic DNA carries:
- a CDS encoding flagellar brake protein has product MYLDNPEEGERYCGAPTATACSDSFALASLLLEPGHPMTIRCAGSERAERARVLGLKRGEFIVVRPPASSQTIRAARPGAGVDVLLEKEGTVYAFHSEVLSALTHPIPVLFVGYPQDVRSRALRRHVRHKCLLPATAVGAGFTCEGHLSDFSVGGCRIVTSNLPRNGGAALHHGDPLEVRLPVSGLRMETFTGELRSVQQDGDTVALCMSFHEGRSSDLAERFVCELIMVENLRREDSLEAAKNAPPPSSRAHAPLESEALRDATAHVSDGAVVSLTVAQPLELQFTGNHLYDASSVVAVDGAECIIAEMPLTAMGCCPKPGMGLRGRFEKQGSYYGFRTCVLKFVTKPRPLVFFACPKKIEVLKRRLHPRVHCMMPAALEGDMMRVSGYVTDISMGGCRVLANLDGQEGIVNVMSGDTVHLTLPLDGLRVESLKARVKNFTLKENRVSLGLIFQAGKSQLPLLAAFMTRMEAAGV; this is encoded by the coding sequence GAAAGGTATTGCGGCGCGCCCACAGCGACGGCCTGCTCGGACAGCTTCGCCCTGGCCAGCCTGCTGCTGGAACCCGGCCATCCCATGACCATCCGCTGCGCCGGTTCAGAGCGGGCGGAGCGCGCCAGGGTGCTCGGCCTCAAACGCGGCGAGTTCATCGTGGTCCGGCCCCCGGCCTCCTCGCAGACGATCCGGGCGGCCCGGCCCGGCGCGGGGGTGGACGTGCTCCTCGAGAAAGAGGGCACCGTCTACGCCTTCCATTCGGAAGTCCTCAGCGCGCTGACCCACCCCATCCCCGTTCTCTTCGTCGGCTACCCTCAGGATGTGCGCTCCCGGGCGCTGCGCCGCCACGTGCGCCACAAATGCCTGCTGCCCGCCACCGCCGTGGGCGCGGGCTTCACCTGCGAGGGGCACCTGAGTGATTTCAGCGTGGGCGGCTGCCGCATCGTGACCTCGAACCTGCCCCGCAACGGCGGCGCGGCCCTGCACCATGGCGACCCTCTGGAGGTGCGCCTGCCCGTGAGCGGCCTGCGCATGGAGACCTTCACCGGGGAGTTGCGCTCCGTGCAGCAGGACGGGGACACGGTGGCCTTGTGCATGTCCTTCCATGAGGGGCGCAGCTCGGATCTGGCCGAGCGCTTCGTGTGCGAGCTGATCATGGTGGAGAACCTGCGCCGGGAGGATTCCCTCGAGGCCGCCAAGAACGCGCCTCCTCCCTCGAGCAGGGCGCACGCCCCGCTGGAGTCCGAAGCTTTGCGCGACGCCACGGCCCACGTCAGCGACGGGGCGGTCGTGAGCCTCACCGTGGCCCAGCCCCTGGAGCTGCAGTTCACCGGCAACCACCTCTACGACGCCTCCAGCGTGGTGGCGGTGGACGGCGCGGAGTGCATCATCGCGGAGATGCCCCTCACCGCCATGGGCTGCTGCCCAAAGCCGGGCATGGGCCTGCGCGGCCGCTTCGAGAAGCAGGGCTCCTACTACGGGTTCCGCACCTGCGTGCTCAAGTTCGTCACCAAGCCGCGCCCCCTGGTGTTTTTCGCCTGCCCCAAGAAGATCGAGGTGCTCAAGCGCAGGCTGCACCCCCGCGTGCACTGCATGATGCCCGCCGCCCTCGAGGGCGACATGATGCGCGTGAGCGGCTACGTCACGGACATCAGCATGGGCGGCTGCCGGGTGCTGGCCAACCTGGACGGGCAGGAGGGCATCGTCAACGTGATGAGCGGCGACACGGTGCACCTGACCCTGCCTCTGGACGGGCTGCGCGTGGAGAGCCTGAAGGCCAGGGTCAAGAATTTCACCCTGAAGGAGAACCGCGTCTCCCTGGGGCTGATTTTCCAGGCGGGCAAGAGCCAGCTGCCCTTGCTGGCCGCGTTCATGACCCGCATGGAGGCCGCGGGGGTCTGA